The following proteins come from a genomic window of Cuculus canorus isolate bCucCan1 chromosome 29, bCucCan1.pri, whole genome shotgun sequence:
- the RACGAP1 gene encoding rac GTPase-activating protein 1, with protein MEATMLSLRRLCDQLMRQVEVLSEGNECQFIQLAKNFEEYRRKLQKAEHELDRYKDLLMKAEAERSALDVKLKHARNQVDVEIKRRQKAEMDCEKLERQIQLIRELLMCDASGSIQLSEEQKSALAFLNRPRVSVEGPGRKKLSTIDESGSILSDISFDKTDESLDWDSSVVKAVRLKRRGKRRSSRQFIEGPPGPQKKTRSIGSTVDQGNESIVAKTTLMVPNDGGPIEAISTIQTVPYSLRSQRKSGPLQAWSSESSIGSKQLESKSESDVPSTPKNNGGVRLHDFVSKTVIKPESCVPCGKRVKFGKISLKCRDCRVVTHPECRERCPLPCIPTLTGTPVRVGEGTLMDFVPSTPPMIPSIIVHCVNEIEQRGLHETGLYRISGCDKTVRELKEKFLRGKNTPLLSKVDDIHAICSLLKEFLRSLKEPLLTFRLNKTFMEAAEIPDEDNSVAAMYQALGELPQANRDTLAFLMVHLQRVARSPETKMDVANLAKVFGPTIVAHAVPDPDPMTLLQDTKRQPKVVERLLLLPMDYWSQLMMVEQENVDPVHVIENVNAYSAPQTPDFQVSILGPLTTPEHQLSKMQSSSSLSQRVRSTFSKTTPKFGSKSKSTTLLGHQGRFFASPVLK; from the exons ATGGAGGCCACGATGCTGAGCTTACGGCGTCTGTGTGATCAGCTTATGCGTCAGGTTGAAGTTTTAAGTGAAGGAAATGAATGCC AGTTTATTCAGTTAGCGAAGAACTTTGAAGAGTATCGCAGAAAATTGCAGAAAGCGGAGCATGAGCTTGACAGGTACAAAGATCTCCTCATGAAAGCAGAAGCTGAGCGTAGTGCTTTGGATGTGAAGCTGAAACATGCTCGCAATCAAGTGGATGTGGAGATCAAACGAAGgcaaaaagctgaaatggaCTGTGAAAAGCTG GAGCGGCAAATACAACTGATTCGAGAGCTGCTCATGTGTGATGCATCTGGGAGCATTCAGTTAAGTGAAGAGCAGAAGTCTGCCCTAGCTTTTCTCAACAGGCCACGGGTTTCTGTAGAGGGCCCAGGCAGAAAAAA GCTGTCCACGATAGATGAATCTGGCTCAATTCTGTCGGACATCAGCTTTGACAAGACCGATGAGTCACTG GACTGGGATTCCTCTGTGGTGAAAGCTGTCAGgctgaaaaggagagggaagcgG CGGTCTTCCAGGCAGTTCATTGAAGGCCCACCAGGTCCTCAGAAGAAAACCAGATCAATTGGCTCTACAGTGGACCAG GGAAATGAATCCATAGTAGCAAAGACAACTCTCATGGTCCCCAATGATGGTGGCCCAATTGAAGCCATCTCTACCATCCAGACTGTGCCTTATAGTCTGAGAAGCCAGAGAAAGAGTG GTCCCTTGCAGGCTTGGAGCAGCGAGTCAAGCATAGGCAGTAAGCAGCTGGAGTCCAAATCGGAGTCTGATGTCCCTAGCACACCGAAGAACAATGGGGGAGTGAGGCTGCATGACTTTGTTTCAAAGACG GTTATCAAGCCAGAATCGTGTGTTCCATGTGGAAAGAGAGTCAAGTTTGGAAAAATCTCTCTGAAGTGTAGAGACTGCCGTGTGGTCACTCATCCAGAGTGCCGGGAACGCTGTCCTCTTCCCTGTATCCCCACCTTGACAGGGACTCCTGTCAGGGTTGGAGAG GGGACCTTGATGGACTTCGTCCCTTCTACTCCTCCAATGATCCCCTCCATCATAGTGCACTGTGTTAATGAGATTGAGCAGCGAGGACTGCATgag ACGGGCCTTTACCGGATATCTGGCTGTGACAAGACAGTGagggaactgaaagaaaagttccttagaggaaaaaatactccTTTGCTCAGCAAAGTGGACGATATCCATGCTATCTGCAGCCTTCTCAAGGAGTTCCTACGCAGCCTGAAAGAACCCCTTCTCACTTTCCGGTTGAACAAGACTTTTATGGAAGCTGCAG AAATCCCAGATGAGGACAACAGTGTCGCTGCGATGTACCAAGCTCTTGGTGAACTTCCTCAGGCGAATAGGGACACCCTGGCTTTCCTCATGGTCCACTTGCAGAG ggTAGCTCGGAGCCCAGAGACTAAAATGGATGTTGCCAACTTGGCCAAAGTCTTTGGCCCCACCATAGTAGCTCATGCAGTACCCGATCCTGACCCTATGACACTCCTGCAAGACACCAAGCGGCAGCCCAAG GTTGTGGAGcgacttctgctgctgcctatGGACTACTGGAGCCAGTTGATGATGGTGGAGCAAGAAAATGTTGACCCAGTGCATGTAATTGAGAATGTCAATGCTTACTCTGCTCCACAGACACCAGATTTTCAAG TCAGCATCCTTGGACCGCTCACTACTCCAGAACACCAGCTCTCCAAGATGCAGTCCTCTAGCTCCCTGTCTCAGAGAGTCCGGTCTACCTTCAGCAAAACCACCCCCAA ATTTGGGAGTAAAAGCAAGTCAACAACACTGCTTGGGCATCAGGGCAGATTCTTTGCCTCTCCTGTGCTGAAGTGA